The sequence ACTGATGTGGCACGAAATTTAAGGTCGGTAGATGATGTTGGTGATCAGTTTGTGGCACTGGACAAAATGTGTAAaggttactgtaaatcttaaaatgttcGAGCTGGTTTATTTTCGCGATGACCTCTTCGAATTCACCGCGAATTCATTATGCCACACACATGCGTTCAGTTGTTACTGTTCTACAGTAGCACAGAACTGTTTcaactgcgaacttaaaacttaGCGAAAGTCTCCTTTAAACTTCTAACGCAAAATTAAGTCGCCGCGAAAAATCACTCAACAGTACTCTTAGTTTCTCCTCATATGGACTACGTCAGTTTCTGCAGCGAATCAGTCTCAAGAACCCCTGGCGAAACGGGCGGTTGCGAGTGTAGATGATGGGGTTGGACCACGCTGAGATCAGAGAGAACAGCATGGCGAACCTCTGCCACGGTCCGTCTAACGACGACGCCACTTCGTCCCCAAACGATGCCGATCTAAGTATGACGACGAAGTACGGCAGCCAGGTGATGAAGTACACCCCGATGACCAACAGGACTGTAGTGGCCGTCTTCATGCGCTGCTTGAACTCAGAGGGAACCTTCTGACTGACCGGCTGGGCAGACGGCTCCTCCAAGCTCCTTGATGACTCTTTTAAGATTCGTGCCGGAGCCACCTTGTTATCGGGCTGTGGTGAAACAGAGCGCCTGTGATTACTAATGACAGTAGCACCTCCTCATAAAAAATCACACGAGAACACCCAAAAACTAGTTCTCGGCCTATAGCGTAATTAAGCAGGCCCTGAAGCACACGCTATGAACGGGCAGGACAACCGTTTGAGATTCCGGCTcataatgtgatttttttttttttagatcacTTGCATTCATTGCCTTGTGGCAGCTACAATAGAACTTATATGCCATCAGCTTTATAGCCCCCAAAAGCCCGTCCCGTGGAATCTATCCAGACCCCACCTTTAAACCGTGTTTGTGTCCAGCTGATGCAGAGTCGCACAGCCGTGCAGACAGGGACGTCACCGACACTTGCCGACTCATCTGGCCAGTCTCGTCAGGCGACGCCTGCTGACTCTCGGAACCACTGTCCACTGAAGATGAACGGGAGAGGTTGGTCTGCCGAGTTGCACCGGTAACGTCTGCTTGTCCGGAGTCTACTGACGACAGGGCCTGGGGGACCAGCTGTCTGTGTCTAGCCTGTTGTCTCCTTACCTCTCGCCAGATccttttgaaaacaaacaaataaacaaacaaacaaacaaacaaacaaacagacaacgTTAGGGAGGTATAATTCACAGATTGGTCCTTGGTACTATACAGTTAGTCTGAGACCAAAAAGTCGACCAGTGTTACTCTGTAAAGAAATTGATTGACAAGATTGTAACTTTCTTCTCATATCCCCCGTCTCAAGTAAATATCCTGTCGTAAGTAAGCTATGGTCGGCTACCTCCAATCCGGCCCACCTCCATCATACAGTTAAGCCCCGAAACTTGCGCTAGCAACGCCGGGCAGGGGGAAAGGCTGGATGTTGAAAAGAAAACTTACATATAgctatgtagatgccatactttgtacctcgtacaattgttgtgcaataaagttattgatAATGTTATACCTGACCCAGAGGTATAGACTTACTTTAAGGTACCGTGGACAATGATTATGGCCTTCGTCGTTCTATGTACTGAATTTCTGCGTGCGTCAGAAAAATGTGTTTCCATGATCTTTATTTCGGCACATGTTTTACCGCCTCTGTGTATGCCCGGAAAGACGTTTTTGAAGTATAAATCCCTCTTTTTAGGAGAAGAATGCTGTAAAGTAACCATTCAGCCTGATGTGATTAGCTGCAAGAAGATAAGCAGGATCTAGGATCTCACTAAGACGAAATCTAAGGtaattgttgtgttgtttgtaggATATTGTTATAACGCGTATTACTTTTACCACGCCCCTTCTCGTAACGCGATGAACCTGATGACCCCGAAAGTTGTGGGTACATCACCCCCCGGTGTGTAAAAGTATTTTCAATGAtataaccaaaaacaaacaaatcacacTTGAAGTAGCAGAACAACATCGTCAGCACGACGATCCCATAACAGGTGTTTATGGcggtctgtctgcctctcttaATCGCCCCCGTGAACCTGCAGCAACAGTGGAGAAGTAACGGTAGAATCAGAAGCCGTTTTCTGATAATTGACTgttttcactcactcactcactcactcactcactcactcactcactcactcactcactcactcactcactcactcactcactcactcactcactcactcactcactcactcactcattcaaaTTATCGTGATTAGTTGGTGATAGCTCAACGGCTAACTCAGCCGGTACGCAGTCCGGTACACCAGGACTTTTGCTTGATACATAAAAGCGTTGGGCCTGTAATGGGGAGGGGGCGGTGGTTAAGCCAGATTGAAACTTACTTGCATGAGACGTACGGTGGAAAGAAGTAAAACTCTCCTCCAGCCTCGAAAAATGGAAGGAGCACCATGATAGTGACGGTCAGGAGAAGCGGCACGGCCGCGAGAAGGGCTGTGCGAGTTTTGGTCATGATGGAACTGTACTGAAGCGGGAAGCAGATGTACCTGTAGAAAGGAAACACAAATGTCGTGTGGGTTAAAAAGTGAAAGAGGATAACGTTCTGTTCACTTGCAGCCGACGTGCATATACTTGAACCAAATGTCGTAGGTGTGGACTTAGAAACCAGGTCCAGTCAGCACAACCCTTCACAGATCCAGCACTGTCCACTTAACGCATTTGTATCCATATTGATACCTTTCATTTCACTATCTTTAAATTTGtggtacaatatttacatgttcGAAGGCCAGCGGACAAAAGATTTCAATTTCAGGCATTTCTGtatttgggaaaggcactttatacggcTTTCATCACTTAAGACCCAGGTGAAAAATAGATACCTGACTTTGGTTCGAGAGGGAAGAGGCTGTGGAGGGGGATGCATATGTGCTAGACACAGTGACTGAAGCCCCGCTGCCCCGACCCCCAAAAGGCTAAGGGTCTACTTTTACCcttttatttacatgtttgcAATATGTAGGTAAATATGGAGGTCTCAAAGTTAAAAATTGCTTGATTGGTATCGAGTTTGGTATCGAGACTTAAATAACATGTacagaacaaaaacaagaacAGCCAAATAAATTTATTGTTTATGGTACATGTCATTATGACTTTATCTATTTGTAACGGAAGCCCATAAAGAACTATCGGACCTAGATATGGTAGCTATAATTGCGATTCATGATCATG comes from Branchiostoma floridae strain S238N-H82 chromosome 2, Bfl_VNyyK, whole genome shotgun sequence and encodes:
- the LOC118410270 gene encoding 5-hydroxytryptamine receptor 1E-like isoform X2 translates to MFPNVTTDLPGPQNSTAAVFDWEPFSYYTSPWRELQLLWATICITLGVCGNTAVLLTISSVEELRTPGNALLCTLAVADILQVISKGPLTIWLMMRQQILSCQNYGLLISHFVYLTGSLFSVNIIGPISLDRYWYICFPLQYSSIMTKTRTALLAAVPLLLTVTIMVLLPFFEAGGEFYFFPPYVSCKIWREVRRQQARHRQLVPQALSSVDSGQADVTGATRQTNLSRSSSVDSGSESQQASPDETGQMSRQVSVTSLSARLCDSASAGHKHGLKPDNKVAPARILKESSRSLEEPSAQPVSQKVPSEFKQRMKTATTVLLVIGVYFITWLPYFVVILRSASFGDEVASSLDGPWQRFAMLFSLISAWSNPIIYTRNRPFRQGFLRLIRCRN
- the LOC118410270 gene encoding rhodopsin, GQ-coupled-like isoform X1; amino-acid sequence: MFPNVTTDLPGPQNSTAAVFDWEPFSYYTSPWRELQLLWATICITLGVCGNTAVLLTISSVEELRTPGNALLCTLAVADILQVISKGPLTIWLMMRQQILSCQNYGLLISHFVYLTGSLFSVNIIGPISLDRYWYICFPLQYSSIMTKTRTALLAAVPLLLTVTIMVLLPFFEAGGEFYFFPPYVSCKFTGAIKRGRQTAINTCYGIVVLTMLFCYFKIWREVRRQQARHRQLVPQALSSVDSGQADVTGATRQTNLSRSSSVDSGSESQQASPDETGQMSRQVSVTSLSARLCDSASAGHKHGLKPDNKVAPARILKESSRSLEEPSAQPVSQKVPSEFKQRMKTATTVLLVIGVYFITWLPYFVVILRSASFGDEVASSLDGPWQRFAMLFSLISAWSNPIIYTRNRPFRQGFLRLIRCRN